In the Holophagales bacterium genome, one interval contains:
- a CDS encoding TetR/AcrR family transcriptional regulator encodes MTDPTPPRPGSRAGRKPSGAARRRTASTGARIRVEDAPRVRLPRRLAPRKSPTQDRARETVGAILEAAIDLFSSRGYARTSTNHIARRAGVSVGSLYQYFPNKDAVLTALLARHLAAVESAIRACIPLLRDPAVPLRHGIRLLLERLREVHEADPRLSRAIEQQVGQMPVVPEGLAGYKQSHVATLAEILSARPDVRPGNRALMAFLLAAVTETVSVVLVHAAPDRFGRDEMLDEAVEALSRYVERRAR; translated from the coding sequence GTGACCGACCCGACCCCGCCCCGGCCGGGATCTCGCGCGGGCCGGAAGCCCTCCGGCGCCGCCCGCCGACGGACCGCCTCCACGGGTGCTCGCATTCGCGTGGAGGATGCGCCCCGCGTCCGGCTTCCCCGGAGGCTCGCCCCGCGCAAGAGCCCGACCCAGGACCGGGCCCGCGAGACGGTGGGGGCGATCCTCGAGGCGGCGATCGATCTCTTCTCCTCGCGGGGGTACGCGCGGACGAGCACGAACCACATCGCCCGGCGGGCGGGCGTGTCGGTCGGGTCGCTCTACCAGTATTTCCCGAACAAGGACGCGGTCCTGACGGCGCTCCTGGCGCGCCACCTCGCCGCGGTGGAATCGGCGATCCGCGCCTGCATTCCCCTGCTCCGGGATCCCGCCGTTCCCCTCCGGCACGGGATCCGGCTCCTCCTCGAGCGGCTGCGCGAAGTGCACGAGGCCGATCCCCGCCTCTCTCGCGCCATCGAGCAGCAGGTCGGCCAGATGCCGGTGGTCCCCGAGGGGCTGGCCGGCTACAAGCAGAGCCACGTCGCCACGCTGGCGGAGATCCTGTCGGCCCGGCCCGACGTCCGCCCGGGCAATCGCGCGCTGATGGCCTTTCTCCTCGCCGCGGTCACCGAAACCGTCAGCGTCGTCCTCGTTCACGCGGCGCCGGACCGCTTCGGCCGGGACGAGATGCTCGACGAGGCCGTCGAGGCGCTCAGCCGCTACGTCGAGCGGCGGGCGAGATGA
- a CDS encoding methyltransferase domain-containing protein, with protein sequence MIPNESSHTQPAPSGGVHVCPAWAGPLLCCPLRRLFERPETLLGDHVKPGMTVLEPGCGMGYFTLPIARMTGPAGRVVAVDLQSKMIEGLTRRARRAGLLDRIEAVACADGDLGLAARPGVVDLAVAIHVLHEVRDRQRFLGQLYAALRPGGRLLLLEPKGHVSREALDAELALSERAGFRPAGEPLHRRSHGALLEKPR encoded by the coding sequence ATGATACCGAACGAAAGCTCACATACGCAGCCCGCCCCCTCGGGCGGAGTCCACGTCTGCCCCGCCTGGGCCGGGCCGCTCCTCTGCTGCCCCCTGCGTCGTCTCTTCGAACGGCCGGAGACGCTCCTCGGCGATCACGTGAAGCCCGGGATGACCGTCCTCGAGCCGGGCTGCGGGATGGGCTACTTCACGCTGCCGATCGCGCGGATGACGGGTCCGGCGGGCCGGGTGGTCGCCGTCGATCTCCAGTCGAAGATGATCGAAGGCCTGACCCGGCGCGCCCGTCGCGCGGGGCTCCTGGACCGGATCGAGGCCGTCGCCTGCGCCGACGGGGACCTCGGTCTGGCGGCCCGGCCGGGAGTCGTCGACCTCGCCGTCGCAATTCACGTCCTCCACGAGGTCCGCGACCGCCAGCGGTTTCTCGGACAGCTTTACGCCGCCCTCCGTCCGGGAGGCCGGCTGCTCCTCCTCGAGCCGAAGGGGCACGTCTCCCGCGAGGCGCTCGATGCGGAGCTGGCCCTCTCGGAGCGGGCGGGCTTTCGCCCGGCCGGAGAGCCTCTCCACCGGCGCAGCCACGGAGCCCTGCTCGAGAAGCCCCGATAG